A region of Reichenbachiella carrageenanivorans DNA encodes the following proteins:
- a CDS encoding globin domain-containing protein has product MTNTVSITPYNKRLVRATFWMVESKTDEAAKVFYSKLFEMSPELRPLFKGNMQMQGRKMMEMISTVVKGLNTLDVLAPLVRNMGRRHMTYGIRSEHYNMAAAALMYSLKEELKENWNEEVEAAWLEVYETLSDIMQSA; this is encoded by the coding sequence ATGACAAACACAGTATCAATTACCCCTTACAACAAGCGATTGGTTCGTGCCACCTTCTGGATGGTAGAGTCCAAAACCGACGAAGCAGCCAAGGTGTTTTATTCCAAACTTTTCGAAATGAGTCCAGAGCTCAGGCCGCTTTTCAAAGGTAATATGCAAATGCAAGGAAGAAAGATGATGGAAATGATCAGTACGGTAGTCAAAGGACTAAATACTCTCGACGTATTGGCTCCCCTCGTACGCAACATGGGGCGTAGACATATGACCTATGGCATTCGCTCAGAGCATTACAACATGGCCGCTGCGGCACTGATGTATTCGCTCAAAGAAGAACTTAAAGAAAACTGGAACGAAGAGGTAGAAGCTGCTTGGCTCGAAGTTTACGAAACTCTCTCAGATATCATGCAATCCGCTTAA
- a CDS encoding 3'-5' exonuclease — MNNLKHLVFLDIETVSGSSSFETLAPGMQALWEKKTTFLRKDDEIPLDKLYFDRAAIYSEFGKIVCISVGILYHDADDQLNIRIKAIRSDDEKELLEEFVALLHDKMDETKIQLCGHNAKEFDFPYICRRMIINDIVLPPYLQISGKKPWEIKHLDTMEMWKFGDYKSYTSLALLTEVFGIPSPKDDIDGSDVNRVYYHEEGLERIAHYCNRDVLATAQVYLKVQGHTLITEDHIQFVD; from the coding sequence ATGAACAACCTAAAACACCTTGTCTTTCTTGATATAGAAACTGTATCTGGATCATCTTCTTTTGAAACACTAGCACCAGGGATGCAGGCGCTATGGGAAAAGAAAACCACTTTTCTGAGAAAGGATGATGAAATACCTCTTGACAAATTATACTTTGATAGAGCAGCAATATATTCCGAATTTGGAAAAATCGTTTGTATATCGGTAGGCATCTTATACCATGATGCAGACGACCAGCTCAATATTCGTATCAAGGCCATTCGGTCGGATGATGAAAAAGAACTGCTAGAGGAGTTTGTGGCTCTACTGCACGACAAGATGGATGAAACTAAAATCCAGCTTTGTGGGCACAATGCTAAGGAATTCGATTTTCCTTATATCTGTCGCCGTATGATAATCAATGACATTGTACTTCCGCCGTATTTGCAAATCTCAGGTAAAAAACCCTGGGAGATCAAACACCTTGATACCATGGAGATGTGGAAGTTTGGCGATTATAAAAGCTATACTTCCTTGGCATTGCTCACCGAAGTGTTCGGCATACCTTCTCCCAAGGACGACATCGATGGGAGTGATGTCAATCGGGTCTATTATCATGAAGAAGGTTTGGAACGCATTGCTCATTATTGCAACCGTGATGTATTGGCTACGGCACAGGTTTACCTTAAAGTCCAAGGTCATACTTTGATCACTGAGGATCATATCCAATTTGTGGATTAG
- a CDS encoding Gfo/Idh/MocA family protein, with the protein MKKIALVGCGIWGMKILSELVNLGCEVTVFDETPTVPDEVKALGIDFFHQGCPTDVSYDGIIVATPSTTHRQVLEKLLPLQTPIFLEKPLTTSLDDAKALAAIVHEHVYLMHIWLYHPGILAIAEIVKSNELGKLKGIRSTRANWTSPRKDTDSVWNLAPHDVTITKAILGQIPQPKYAVVENHQGTIRGMYAVLGKYPYSIFEVSNRYENKRREVRAHFEKGVVVLQDEKVKHIDIHYGDDQSEQGTKEVEKRSFDPTPPLRLEVKEFVEYLNGGPKPRSNFQEGLEVIEVIDQLITLAK; encoded by the coding sequence ATGAAAAAAATAGCACTGGTCGGATGTGGCATTTGGGGAATGAAAATCCTTTCGGAATTAGTAAATCTAGGATGCGAGGTGACTGTATTCGACGAAACCCCCACAGTGCCTGATGAAGTAAAAGCACTTGGGATTGATTTTTTTCACCAAGGCTGCCCTACCGATGTGAGCTACGACGGTATCATAGTCGCTACCCCGTCTACCACGCATCGCCAAGTACTTGAAAAGTTGTTGCCACTTCAAACGCCTATTTTTTTAGAGAAGCCGCTCACCACTAGTTTGGATGATGCAAAGGCACTTGCTGCCATTGTGCATGAGCATGTTTATCTGATGCATATCTGGCTATATCATCCAGGTATTTTGGCAATAGCCGAAATAGTAAAGTCAAACGAGCTAGGCAAACTAAAAGGCATTCGATCTACGCGAGCCAATTGGACAAGTCCAAGAAAAGACACAGATAGTGTTTGGAATCTAGCACCGCACGACGTCACCATCACAAAAGCCATCTTGGGACAAATACCTCAACCTAAATATGCAGTAGTAGAAAACCATCAAGGTACCATTCGGGGCATGTATGCCGTATTGGGCAAATACCCCTATAGTATTTTCGAAGTGTCTAATCGCTATGAAAACAAAAGGAGAGAAGTGCGCGCACATTTTGAAAAAGGTGTAGTGGTACTTCAAGACGAAAAAGTGAAGCACATCGATATCCATTATGGAGATGACCAATCGGAACAAGGAACAAAAGAGGTGGAAAAAAGGTCGTTTGATCCTACACCACCACTAAGGTTGGAGGTAAAAGAATTTGTAGAATATTTGAATGGTGGCCCAAAACCACGGAGTAATTTTCAAGAAGGACTTGAAGTCATCGAAGTCATCGATCAGTTGATCACCCTTGCAAAATAG
- a CDS encoding aminotransferase class V-fold PLP-dependent enzyme: MNCQRKKFNLKRKFAYLNCAYMAPLLKKVEIAGIEGIKAKRQPSKISGEDFFKEAETLRVLYSDLINNSEPNRIVMIPSASYGIGNAVKNIPLQKGENVVLTKDQFPSNVYPWKSHCEKYGADLILVVPPDTENQRGRKWNESILAAISEKTKAVSLGHVHWADGTLFALKAIRKRCDEVGAAMIIDGTQSVGAYPFDIQEIKPDALIVAGYKWLMGPYTSGLAYYGPRFDQGEPIEQNWINRKNSSDFAHLVNYQDEYEEGALRYGMGQQSNFIANPMLITAIKQLRQWGVENIQNYCADLIAGPLEEVKKMGLYVEDAEARGAHLFGIKFPKDRMEHLAKALKVHRVSVSIRGEFIRISPHVYNDEKDMNKLLRALKEAL, translated from the coding sequence ATGAACTGCCAGAGAAAGAAATTCAACCTCAAAAGAAAGTTTGCTTATCTGAATTGCGCTTACATGGCGCCGCTCCTCAAGAAAGTAGAAATAGCGGGTATAGAAGGCATAAAAGCCAAACGCCAGCCGAGTAAAATATCCGGAGAAGATTTCTTCAAAGAGGCCGAAACACTTCGCGTGCTCTACTCCGACCTGATCAATAATTCAGAGCCCAATAGAATTGTGATGATCCCATCGGCATCGTACGGGATAGGCAATGCAGTCAAAAACATTCCCTTGCAAAAGGGAGAAAATGTAGTGCTTACCAAAGACCAGTTTCCAAGTAATGTATACCCATGGAAAAGCCATTGTGAAAAGTATGGCGCTGACCTGATACTTGTGGTTCCTCCAGATACCGAAAACCAGCGTGGTCGCAAATGGAATGAAAGTATACTGGCCGCCATTTCGGAAAAAACAAAAGCGGTGAGCCTGGGACATGTACACTGGGCAGATGGTACTTTGTTTGCTTTGAAAGCCATTCGTAAAAGATGTGATGAAGTAGGTGCGGCTATGATTATTGATGGTACTCAGTCGGTGGGTGCTTATCCGTTTGATATCCAAGAAATCAAACCAGATGCACTCATCGTGGCGGGATACAAATGGCTCATGGGTCCATATACCAGTGGTTTGGCCTATTATGGCCCTCGATTTGACCAAGGGGAGCCCATCGAACAAAATTGGATCAACAGAAAAAACAGCAGTGATTTTGCCCATTTGGTCAATTACCAAGACGAGTATGAGGAAGGCGCTTTGCGCTATGGCATGGGACAGCAGAGCAACTTCATCGCCAACCCTATGCTCATTACGGCTATTAAGCAGCTGCGACAATGGGGTGTAGAAAATATCCAGAACTACTGTGCCGATTTGATTGCAGGCCCACTAGAAGAGGTTAAAAAAATGGGGTTGTATGTGGAGGATGCAGAGGCCCGAGGGGCACATTTGTTTGGTATCAAGTTTCCTAAAGATAGAATGGAACATTTGGCAAAAGCCCTCAAAGTACATCGAGTCAGCGTGTCTATTCGTGGGGAGTTTATTCGGATATCGCCACACGTTTACAACGACGAAAAGGACATGAACAAACTACTTCGCGCTTTAAAAGAGGCTTTATAA
- a CDS encoding dTDP-4-dehydrorhamnose 3,5-epimerase family protein, whose translation MSSCSKLIAGKLIYEVSEVCIDEKTDSRGSFSEVFQNHWDSCLDPVQWSVVKSVPGVFRGMHLHKRHDEYFSLLSGHCLVGLMDLRPGSPTEGVYSLYELYGADMKALIFPKGLLHGWYFFEDSMHIQAVSESYVDYGKDDNWGCRWDAPDLEIPWPMDSVHMSSRAEGFPTVSELKSMLQDWEPFKDQKDPILQG comes from the coding sequence ATGTCTAGTTGCTCTAAACTCATTGCTGGCAAATTAATTTACGAAGTTTCTGAAGTATGCATCGATGAAAAAACAGATTCAAGAGGATCATTTTCCGAGGTGTTTCAAAACCATTGGGACTCTTGCCTAGACCCTGTACAGTGGAGTGTGGTCAAGTCTGTACCTGGAGTATTTCGCGGTATGCACCTGCATAAACGCCACGATGAATATTTTAGTTTGCTGAGCGGTCACTGTCTGGTGGGTCTGATGGATCTTCGACCAGGTTCTCCCACAGAGGGCGTTTATTCTTTGTACGAGTTGTATGGTGCTGATATGAAGGCTCTTATTTTTCCAAAAGGATTGCTACATGGGTGGTACTTTTTTGAAGACTCCATGCACATACAGGCAGTATCCGAGTCCTATGTGGACTATGGCAAGGATGATAATTGGGGTTGTAGATGGGATGCTCCTGACTTGGAAATTCCTTGGCCGATGGATTCCGTTCATATGTCTTCTAGAGCAGAAGGGTTTCCTACTGTATCCGAGCTAAAATCAATGCTACAAGACTGGGAGCCCTTCAAAGACCAAAAAGACCCTATTTTGCAAGGGTGA
- the guaB gene encoding IMP dehydrogenase, protein MHFDSSKLVFEALTYDDVLLLPGYSEVLPRDTDTSTYLTKNIKLNIPLVSAAMDTVTETDLAIAMALEGGIGFIHKNMTIEKQAAQVRKVKRSQSGMILDPVTLHGDATVGDALAAMKEHKIGGIPVIDKEKKLVGIITNRDLRFQKNKKLLIKEIMTKDNLITAKDGIGLEGAEEILQEHKIEKLPIVNDSGVMTGLITYKDILKNKDKPNACKDEFGRLRVGAAVGVTPDIEARIQKLIEAGVDVVSIDTAHGHSKGVIDTCKAIKKAYPNLDVIVGNIATAEAAVALADAGADAIKVGVGPGSICTTRIIAGVGMPQLSAVYEAAKAVEGRGIPIIADGGIRFSGDFVKAIVAGANCIMIGSLLGGTEEAPGDVIIYEGRKFKTYRGMGSVEAMEDGSKDRYFQDAEDDVKKLVPEGIVGRVPYKGMVAEVLYQLTGGLKAGMGYAGASTVEQLKKGKFVKITGAGMAESHPHDIQITREAPNYSR, encoded by the coding sequence ATGCATTTCGACAGTTCTAAATTGGTTTTTGAAGCACTCACCTACGATGATGTGCTTCTACTCCCAGGGTATTCAGAAGTATTACCAAGAGATACAGACACAAGTACTTATCTCACCAAAAACATCAAATTAAATATTCCTTTGGTTTCTGCAGCGATGGATACCGTCACCGAAACTGACTTGGCTATAGCCATGGCATTAGAAGGTGGTATTGGTTTTATTCACAAGAATATGACCATCGAAAAACAAGCCGCACAAGTCCGCAAGGTCAAAAGATCCCAAAGCGGGATGATACTTGATCCTGTGACCTTGCATGGCGATGCCACTGTAGGCGATGCGCTAGCAGCGATGAAGGAGCATAAGATTGGTGGTATACCGGTAATCGACAAAGAAAAGAAGCTCGTTGGTATCATTACCAACCGAGATCTCAGGTTTCAAAAAAACAAAAAACTCCTGATCAAAGAGATCATGACGAAAGACAATCTAATCACCGCCAAAGACGGAATTGGACTGGAAGGAGCTGAAGAGATTCTACAAGAGCACAAAATTGAGAAACTTCCTATTGTAAATGACTCTGGTGTAATGACTGGGCTCATCACATATAAGGATATTCTTAAAAACAAGGACAAGCCTAATGCTTGTAAAGACGAATTCGGAAGGCTGAGAGTAGGTGCAGCCGTGGGTGTAACTCCGGATATCGAAGCCAGAATTCAGAAACTGATCGAAGCAGGTGTAGACGTAGTGTCTATCGATACTGCGCATGGTCATTCCAAAGGTGTAATAGATACATGCAAAGCCATCAAAAAGGCTTACCCAAACCTGGACGTAATAGTAGGAAACATCGCCACAGCCGAAGCAGCAGTAGCTCTCGCCGATGCAGGCGCCGATGCCATCAAAGTGGGTGTAGGTCCTGGTAGTATTTGTACGACTAGGATCATCGCTGGTGTAGGCATGCCACAGCTATCTGCAGTATACGAAGCAGCCAAAGCCGTAGAAGGTCGAGGCATTCCAATTATTGCCGACGGTGGCATCAGGTTTTCGGGAGACTTTGTAAAAGCCATCGTTGCTGGAGCCAATTGTATTATGATTGGGTCCTTGCTAGGAGGTACAGAAGAGGCTCCTGGCGATGTAATCATCTACGAAGGAAGAAAATTCAAAACTTACCGAGGTATGGGTTCTGTAGAAGCCATGGAAGACGGATCTAAAGACCGCTACTTCCAAGATGCAGAAGACGATGTGAAAAAACTAGTACCAGAAGGTATCGTAGGTCGAGTGCCATACAAAGGCATGGTAGCAGAAGTGCTTTATCAATTGACTGGTGGTTTGAAAGCTGGTATGGGCTACGCTGGAGCATCTACTGTAGAGCAGTTGAAAAAAGGCAAGTTCGTGAAAATCACTGGTGCTGGTATGGCAGAATCTCATCCACACGATATTCAGATCACAAGAGAAGCACCGAATTATAGTAGATAA
- a CDS encoding BamA/TamA family outer membrane protein has translation MWKQGALSVLVLVFLAFGLRAQELPNLPPSIKWQQINSEHFRIIFPKGLEEEAQRTTNILENVYEPASHSLGARPRKFPVVLQNQYAVSNGMVTIAPYRSEFYTFEPQSYRQQGNDRWIERLAVHEYRHMVQFEKAITPFNKVLYALMGEYGPFLASAAAAPQWFFEGDAVGVETAFGRSGRGRIPSFMMAFKANLIEKDGFNYYKQFLKSYRDQVPNHYVTGYLMTTYLKNKTGADVWDRIVGRSFAQPYIPFTFSNSMKKESGKHLVPTYNEMLAEQKQLYTNQLNQITPTAFDTLEHKEKKNFTNYYYPRRVYDGRVLAIKMGFSDIASLVLIDEQGKEESIFKLGNWQNPESLSSNDSTVVWAELELDPRWQRRTYSVIKKLNLKSKKMTRLTDQSKYAAPTISHNNQWLVAIDQSVEGQFEIHLLDAQNGQLIKSFENPDNSMYSVPQFDDRDEHLVLLKNEGEGKAVILKDIKTGEERTLYFSDKENLGTPILQGEWLYYATDHNGIDNIYAENIKSKENYQVTSSRFGAFSPRMSKTGELLYNEYTADGFEMAAVQVSPDSWTKKEEVKYVGFDFQEPMVEQEGHEGVLYNYSDSAYQITKYKKLLRSVRPHTWGLSTLPINNTYTIGMFSKDVLQTSTLSANATYNNDENVWRFVVAGSYQAWYPILDASFGYGARTVDVVGQNSIRTYSWDESEIKVGLRLPLFFTNSKYYRKVELGVSTDYIAVQNYDVPVMDPRFVRNGELIGMIYKASFQRLLSRSYLDLNSQWGQTLVLNYKQTPFGGDYQSEQFSVQTNLYFPGLFRHHSVRLLGGYQQDDNSEYQFASSISFTRGYSYRSYDHFVNLSFNYKMPLAYMDWHLGPVFNLRRVYINGFYDYGIGRNDTPMESDHDLKSYGAEVSFNFNLFRLLPLIDMGVRYSYLPTIDDRVFEIIFGGVTF, from the coding sequence ATGTGGAAACAGGGAGCGCTTTCAGTACTAGTATTGGTGTTTTTGGCTTTTGGGCTTCGAGCCCAAGAACTACCCAATTTGCCGCCTTCTATCAAATGGCAGCAAATCAATAGTGAGCATTTTCGCATTATTTTCCCGAAAGGGTTAGAAGAAGAGGCGCAGCGTACCACCAATATTTTGGAAAATGTATATGAGCCGGCAAGTCATTCTTTGGGAGCTAGGCCTCGAAAGTTTCCTGTGGTGCTACAAAACCAGTATGCGGTATCCAATGGCATGGTCACGATTGCGCCGTATCGTTCGGAGTTTTATACTTTCGAGCCCCAGAGCTATCGTCAGCAGGGCAATGACCGATGGATCGAACGGCTAGCAGTGCATGAGTATCGGCACATGGTGCAGTTCGAAAAAGCAATTACTCCTTTCAACAAAGTATTGTATGCTCTGATGGGTGAGTATGGGCCATTTTTGGCTTCGGCGGCAGCGGCACCGCAGTGGTTTTTCGAAGGGGATGCCGTGGGCGTAGAGACGGCTTTTGGACGTTCTGGTCGTGGTCGAATTCCTTCTTTTATGATGGCTTTCAAAGCCAATTTAATTGAAAAGGATGGGTTCAATTATTACAAACAGTTTTTGAAATCTTATAGAGATCAGGTACCAAACCACTATGTGACGGGGTATCTGATGACTACCTATCTCAAAAATAAAACTGGTGCGGATGTTTGGGATCGAATTGTTGGGAGGTCTTTTGCTCAACCATATATCCCGTTTACTTTTTCCAACAGTATGAAAAAGGAATCGGGCAAGCATCTGGTGCCTACTTACAACGAAATGCTGGCTGAACAAAAGCAGCTTTATACGAATCAACTGAATCAGATTACGCCTACAGCATTTGATACTTTAGAGCATAAGGAAAAGAAAAACTTCACAAACTATTACTACCCACGCCGAGTTTATGATGGTCGTGTGCTCGCTATCAAAATGGGTTTTTCAGATATTGCTTCATTGGTGTTGATAGATGAACAAGGTAAAGAAGAAAGCATTTTTAAATTGGGTAATTGGCAAAACCCCGAATCGCTGAGCTCTAATGATTCTACGGTAGTATGGGCAGAGCTTGAACTTGACCCTCGCTGGCAGCGACGTACTTATTCGGTCATTAAAAAACTGAATTTGAAATCCAAAAAAATGACGCGCCTCACAGACCAATCAAAATATGCCGCACCTACCATCTCTCACAACAATCAGTGGCTAGTAGCCATTGACCAATCTGTAGAAGGCCAATTCGAAATTCATTTGCTGGATGCTCAAAATGGGCAGTTGATCAAGTCTTTCGAAAACCCAGATAATAGCATGTATTCTGTGCCGCAATTTGACGATAGAGATGAACATTTGGTATTGCTGAAAAATGAGGGGGAAGGCAAAGCAGTTATTTTAAAAGATATAAAGACAGGAGAAGAACGGACGTTATATTTTTCCGATAAGGAAAACCTAGGAACACCTATACTTCAAGGTGAGTGGCTCTACTATGCCACTGATCACAATGGTATAGACAACATCTATGCGGAGAACATCAAGAGCAAAGAAAATTATCAAGTCACCAGTTCTCGATTTGGAGCATTTAGTCCTAGAATGTCTAAGACAGGAGAACTACTGTATAATGAATATACGGCTGATGGGTTTGAAATGGCAGCTGTACAGGTATCGCCTGATAGCTGGACGAAAAAGGAAGAGGTAAAATATGTAGGATTCGATTTTCAAGAGCCCATGGTGGAGCAAGAGGGTCATGAAGGTGTGCTTTATAACTACTCAGATTCGGCATATCAAATCACCAAGTACAAAAAGCTCTTGAGGTCTGTTCGCCCACACACTTGGGGTCTCAGTACCCTGCCGATCAACAATACCTACACCATTGGGATGTTTTCCAAAGATGTATTACAAACTTCGACCTTGTCGGCGAATGCGACCTACAACAATGATGAAAATGTGTGGCGATTTGTAGTTGCGGGGAGCTATCAGGCATGGTACCCGATCCTCGATGCCAGTTTTGGGTATGGGGCTCGTACGGTGGATGTAGTAGGTCAGAATAGCATTCGAACGTACAGTTGGGATGAAAGCGAAATCAAAGTGGGACTGAGGCTGCCTTTGTTTTTCACCAATTCGAAATATTACCGTAAGGTGGAGTTAGGCGTAAGCACAGATTATATCGCAGTACAAAATTATGATGTGCCTGTGATGGATCCACGATTTGTACGAAATGGAGAGTTGATCGGTATGATATATAAAGCCTCGTTTCAGCGATTGCTGAGTAGAAGTTATTTAGATCTTAACAGCCAGTGGGGGCAAACGTTGGTGTTGAATTACAAACAGACACCATTTGGTGGCGATTACCAAAGCGAGCAATTTTCGGTACAGACTAATTTGTATTTTCCAGGCCTATTCAGACATCACTCGGTGCGACTGCTTGGAGGTTATCAACAAGACGATAATTCAGAATATCAATTTGCCAGCTCTATCTCGTTTACCAGAGGCTATAGTTATCGTTCGTACGATCATTTTGTCAACTTATCGTTCAACTACAAAATGCCTTTGGCGTATATGGATTGGCATTTAGGGCCTGTGTTCAACCTTCGACGGGTTTACATCAATGGGTTTTATGATTATGGAATTGGGAGAAATGATACTCCCATGGAGTCAGATCATGACTTGAAGTCATATGGAGCTGAAGTTTCCTTCAATTTCAATTTGTTTAGACTATTACCGCTAATCGATATGGGTGTACGATACAGCTATTTGCCAACTATTGATGATAGGGTCTTTGAAATTATTTTTGGGGGAGTCACTTTCTAG
- a CDS encoding Rieske (2Fe-2S) protein, with protein sequence MNKYLVFESKAQAQQVIPLHKIKKIRIENQELCLAHTPKGFMAFAKNCPHLGEDLSKGKINPFGEVVCPWHSYRFSLASGEECENRWKTLKTYRAEWQGECLYVYWSS encoded by the coding sequence ATGAACAAATATCTAGTTTTCGAATCTAAAGCCCAGGCCCAACAGGTAATCCCACTCCATAAGATCAAAAAGATACGGATCGAAAATCAAGAACTTTGTTTGGCTCACACACCAAAAGGCTTCATGGCTTTCGCGAAGAACTGCCCCCACTTGGGTGAAGATTTGAGCAAAGGAAAAATCAATCCATTCGGCGAAGTAGTGTGTCCATGGCATAGCTACAGATTTAGCTTGGCCTCTGGCGAGGAATGCGAGAATCGATGGAAAACGCTAAAAACCTATCGGGCAGAATGGCAAGGCGAATGCCTTTATGTTTATTGGTCATCCTAA
- a CDS encoding flippase, producing the protein MRDLINKKTVSNTLHLLSEKGITVILTLITSILVIRYLGPAPFGVLSYAISIVALVLPFANLGYSTIVIKELVNDPENSPQILGSSAFASLISSWLCYLVLIVSSYFLLDSLTYSLVVILAFRILLNSFTSFDDYFQAKIKSKYSAIARSTSLTLTSLLKVVLILGSSTLLWFAVADVVQLVLMILLLAYFFFKKTDLSIKHWTIDKSTLKRIAHHSWPLLLSNAFIAINFKIDQIIIHDLLDNEQVGIYAAAAQLSEGWYFLPVAFLGSVFPLLIANAKQSASKVNENLKQLCSTFFYLALITSLLVLLTADWVLPWLLGESFMTSASVLKIHIWASVFNFIGRPVTKMLIIQGLTQYHLYMRFFAALVNIGLNYWLIPIYGIQGAAYATLISYAFGSFLGYGVFKETRPYFVIQLSGMVLPFKLIGKLFKVTT; encoded by the coding sequence ATGCGTGACCTAATCAACAAAAAAACTGTATCAAATACCCTACACCTTTTATCAGAAAAAGGGATAACGGTAATTCTAACACTAATTACCAGCATATTAGTTATTAGGTATTTGGGACCTGCTCCATTTGGAGTCTTAAGTTATGCCATAAGCATAGTAGCGTTGGTATTGCCATTCGCAAATTTGGGATATTCGACTATCGTCATTAAAGAATTAGTAAATGATCCAGAAAACAGCCCGCAAATATTAGGTTCGTCAGCATTTGCCAGTTTGATCAGCTCTTGGCTATGCTATCTAGTGCTCATTGTCAGTAGCTATTTTTTGCTAGACTCACTTACCTACTCACTCGTTGTCATTTTGGCTTTCCGAATTTTGCTTAATTCTTTTACCTCATTCGACGACTATTTTCAAGCCAAAATAAAATCAAAATACAGTGCCATAGCCCGGAGCACAAGCCTTACACTCACATCATTACTAAAAGTAGTATTGATTTTAGGTTCTTCCACACTTTTGTGGTTTGCTGTGGCGGATGTCGTGCAGTTGGTGCTGATGATACTTCTCCTCGCTTACTTTTTCTTTAAAAAAACAGATCTTTCAATAAAACATTGGACAATAGATAAATCAACACTCAAAAGAATCGCTCATCACTCTTGGCCACTGCTCCTCAGCAATGCTTTTATTGCTATCAATTTCAAAATTGATCAGATAATCATTCATGATCTTTTAGACAATGAGCAAGTAGGTATTTATGCTGCCGCCGCGCAATTAAGTGAAGGTTGGTACTTTTTGCCAGTAGCTTTTTTGGGTTCTGTTTTCCCTCTTCTTATTGCAAATGCAAAACAATCCGCATCAAAGGTCAACGAAAACTTAAAGCAGTTGTGCTCCACCTTTTTCTATTTAGCACTAATCACATCTCTTTTGGTGCTCTTGACTGCGGACTGGGTATTGCCGTGGCTACTTGGCGAATCCTTCATGACTTCTGCAAGCGTATTGAAAATCCATATTTGGGCGAGTGTATTCAATTTTATCGGCCGACCCGTAACTAAGATGCTGATCATACAAGGTCTAACGCAATATCATCTATACATGCGCTTCTTTGCTGCACTAGTAAATATTGGTTTGAATTATTGGCTTATACCAATCTATGGAATCCAAGGGGCTGCTTATGCTACATTAATATCATATGCCTTCGGATCGTTTTTAGGATATGGGGTTTTTAAAGAAACTAGACCATATTTTGTGATTCAATTATCAGGTATGGTATTACCTTTCAAACTAATAGGTAAACTTTTTAAAGTTACCACTTAG
- a CDS encoding MBL fold metallo-hydrolase — MPKIEIIDLHFQNLEHTIASYLLPTADGPVLIETGPYATFAQLKRGVAQAGYQLSDIKHVFLTHIHLDHAGAAWALAETGAHIYLHPFGAKNMEDPSRLMESAKRIYQDRMDELWGDMKPIPADQLIQVADDQVIEIGNLAIKSLHTPGHAKHHIAWQVGEAIFTGDVAGVKIDQGPVVPPCPPPDINLEDWQASIARLRQANPKVLYLTHYNKIENVDSHLSDLENILNDWAVWVKTQMAAGLSNEEMVPLFMAYTAEQLRQAGLGESAIQLYEAANPSWMSVAGLVRYWTKKES; from the coding sequence ATGCCCAAGATAGAAATTATAGACCTTCATTTTCAGAATCTCGAACACACCATTGCTTCCTATTTGTTGCCGACTGCGGATGGCCCTGTGCTCATCGAAACAGGCCCATACGCCACTTTTGCTCAGCTCAAACGAGGAGTAGCACAGGCTGGCTATCAGCTCAGCGACATCAAACACGTATTTTTGACCCATATCCATTTGGATCATGCAGGTGCAGCTTGGGCGCTGGCGGAGACAGGTGCTCATATTTATTTGCATCCTTTCGGCGCAAAAAACATGGAAGATCCCTCTCGACTCATGGAGTCGGCCAAGCGGATCTATCAAGACCGAATGGACGAACTCTGGGGAGATATGAAACCGATACCCGCCGACCAATTGATTCAGGTGGCGGATGATCAGGTCATTGAAATAGGCAACCTCGCGATCAAAAGCCTGCACACCCCTGGCCATGCCAAGCACCACATCGCTTGGCAGGTAGGTGAGGCCATATTTACCGGAGATGTGGCAGGAGTCAAAATAGACCAAGGGCCTGTAGTGCCACCATGTCCACCGCCAGACATCAACTTGGAGGATTGGCAAGCGTCTATTGCACGATTGCGACAAGCCAACCCCAAGGTACTCTACCTGACGCATTACAACAAAATCGAAAACGTAGACAGCCATTTGTCTGACCTAGAAAACATCCTAAACGACTGGGCGGTATGGGTCAAAACACAAATGGCCGCCGGCCTCTCTAATGAGGAAATGGTACCGCTATTTATGGCTTATACGGCTGAGCAGTTGCGCCAAGCAGGACTAGGTGAGTCCGCTATTCAGCTCTACGAAGCTGCCAATCCATCATGGATGAGCGTGGCAGGACTTGTTCGCTACTGGACCAAAAAAGAAAGCTAA